A single Arachidicoccus sp. BS20 DNA region contains:
- a CDS encoding exonuclease domain-containing protein, whose protein sequence is MEYAIVDIETTGGYASGSGITEIAIRIFDGNSVIDSYETLVKPSHNIPLYITALTGIDYEMVCDSPAFEDIAKDVFAMLQGRVFVAHNVNFDYSFLKYHLEDAGYVYAAPKLCTVRMARKIKPGLRSYSLGNLCNDLGIIIENRHRAGGDVDAAVTLFSKLLEWDNEGIIQAMLKKGSKEQQLPPNLPKEDFEALPSKPGVYYFRDSKGKVIYVGKAKDLRKRVAQHFTGHNPNPQRQNFLREIFSITHEVCGTELMAFILEALEIKRIYPKYNRALKKYDPKFGLFVYEDLQGYQRLFIGKYNKSHLPVQVFTTREGGMNKLKELTRRFGLCASLCRLSSCELCELIDKKNDLLCTANQPPEIYNEKVRQALSYLKEDMPGFYIVDKGRTGNEKSCIWVEQGNFYGMGYIDNSADINSMEDIKDSLTRYQGNHYIMQLIISFMCKYPKKVYKTNNIAIRESM, encoded by the coding sequence ATGGAATATGCTATCGTTGATATAGAAACCACCGGCGGTTATGCTTCGGGAAGTGGCATTACCGAAATCGCCATCCGCATATTTGATGGCAATAGTGTTATTGACAGTTATGAAACATTAGTCAAACCAAGTCATAATATCCCGCTATATATCACTGCGCTTACGGGTATCGATTATGAGATGGTCTGCGACAGCCCTGCATTTGAGGATATTGCAAAAGATGTTTTTGCAATGTTACAAGGGCGCGTGTTTGTGGCGCATAATGTCAATTTTGATTACTCGTTTTTGAAATATCATTTGGAAGATGCAGGCTACGTTTATGCTGCACCAAAATTATGTACGGTGCGCATGGCAAGAAAAATCAAGCCGGGCTTGCGTTCATACAGCTTAGGTAATTTGTGCAATGATTTAGGTATCATAATTGAGAACAGGCATCGTGCAGGCGGCGACGTGGATGCAGCAGTTACGTTGTTTTCTAAATTATTGGAATGGGACAATGAAGGTATTATCCAAGCGATGCTCAAAAAAGGAAGTAAAGAACAACAACTCCCGCCCAACCTGCCCAAAGAAGATTTTGAAGCTTTGCCGAGCAAACCGGGCGTGTATTATTTCCGGGACAGCAAAGGTAAAGTGATTTATGTAGGCAAGGCAAAAGACCTGCGCAAGCGCGTCGCACAGCATTTTACGGGACATAATCCCAACCCGCAACGGCAGAACTTTTTACGGGAGATTTTTTCGATTACTCATGAAGTTTGCGGAACAGAATTAATGGCGTTTATTTTAGAGGCTTTGGAAATCAAGCGCATCTATCCCAAATACAACCGCGCTTTAAAAAAGTATGACCCTAAATTCGGGTTGTTTGTCTATGAAGATTTGCAGGGCTATCAACGGTTATTCATCGGTAAGTATAACAAAAGCCATCTGCCTGTGCAGGTTTTTACAACCAGAGAAGGCGGCATGAATAAACTGAAAGAATTGACAAGGCGTTTCGGATTATGCGCTTCTTTATGCCGCCTAAGCAGTTGCGAGCTGTGTGAACTCATTGACAAGAAAAATGATTTGTTGTGTACTGCCAATCAGCCGCCGGAAATTTATAACGAAAAAGTGAGGCAAGCCTTGTCTTATCTGAAAGAAGATATGCCAGGCTTTTACATTGTGGATAAAGGACGTACCGGCAATGAGAAAAGCTGCATTTGGGTAGAGCAGGGTAATTTCTACGGCATGGGGTATATTGATAATTCGGCGGATATTAATTCGATGGAAGATATTAAAGATTCACTTACACGTTATCAAGGAAACCATTACATCATGCAATTGATTATTTCATTTATGTGTAAATATCCGAAGAAGGTGTATAAAACAAATAACATAGCTATTCGTGAATCGATGTGA
- a CDS encoding DNA polymerase III subunit alpha: protein MLLNVHSYYSLRYGTLSLERIVEDMMLCGYESAVLTDINNSSAVLDFIRLTKEKGLHGIAGMEFRNGNELLYIGIAKNQQGFKELNDLMTKAKRENIPLPNIAPELHHAFIVYPYGKIRPSELKENEYIGIKANRLNKIVTEPASHYERYVVLQTVSFHQKDYQLHKQLRAIDNNILISQLQQQQIAQPDEVMLPKVDLLQRYKDFPQLISNTHKLLQQCSFDVDFKEVKNKKTFTGNRYDDKNLLYKYTMDGFANRYAKNDKIAQERVMKELDIIDSLNFSAYFLITDDICKYARSKQYHYVGRGSGANSIVAYCLGITDVDPITLNLYFERFLNPKRKTPPDFDIDFSWNERDDIYDYIFRRYPKGNVALMGAMSTFRSRSIIRELGKVYGLPKAEIDRMIHEPEHMLNKNEVTNMILSVYNQMADFPNQRTIHASGVLISELPLTNYCALDYPPKGLPTAQFDMYVAEDIGFEKFDILSQRGIGHIRDCRKIIKQNRGETVSTDNPHRFFKDEKIAQQLKSANSIGCFYIESPAMRQLLTKLQCDNYLTLVAASSIIRPGVASSGMMRAYIERHHDPSKAVYPHPVFKEQLEDTYGVMVYQEDVMKIGHHYGGLDLADADVLRRMMSGKSRNPEKLQEIRDKFFNNCKQKNYPEATSKEIWRQMESFAGYSFNKAHSASFAVESYQSLYLKNYYPLEFMVAVLNNYGGFYNRKVYANEAKRAGANICLPCVNKSIYNTTIEGKDIYLGFDCLLNVENNLAKHIPEERKRHGDYISLENFILRTGAGLEQVIVLIRCGALRFTGTGKKELLWEAHLLLSGNKDQKPEHNLFENDAKKPVLPKLESSLLEDIYDEIELIGFPVSATMFDLTRSDYKGTATAKDLPNLEGETVRIVGDFICDKDVRAKNGQRMKFGTFFDHNGDFIDTVHFPNQLKQYPLQGNGVYLIQGRVVLDFGCPMIEAEKCAKMPLKPDPRSV from the coding sequence ATGCTATTGAATGTTCATAGTTATTACAGCCTGCGATACGGTACATTAAGCCTCGAGCGAATAGTAGAAGATATGATGCTATGCGGTTATGAGAGCGCCGTACTGACTGACATCAACAATAGTTCCGCCGTATTGGATTTTATCCGGCTGACGAAAGAAAAAGGACTGCACGGCATTGCAGGTATGGAGTTCCGCAACGGCAATGAATTGCTCTATATCGGCATTGCCAAAAATCAACAGGGGTTTAAAGAGTTAAATGATTTGATGACAAAAGCAAAGCGGGAAAATATTCCTTTACCAAATATTGCCCCTGAACTGCACCATGCGTTTATTGTTTACCCTTATGGTAAAATACGACCAAGTGAACTGAAAGAAAATGAATATATCGGCATCAAAGCGAACCGTCTTAATAAAATTGTTACCGAACCTGCATCGCATTATGAACGTTATGTGGTACTGCAAACGGTTTCTTTTCATCAAAAAGATTATCAATTACACAAGCAATTAAGAGCGATTGATAACAATATTTTGATTTCTCAATTGCAACAGCAACAAATAGCACAGCCGGATGAAGTTATGCTTCCGAAAGTTGATTTATTGCAACGATACAAAGATTTTCCTCAGCTCATCAGTAATACGCATAAGCTATTACAGCAATGCTCGTTTGATGTTGATTTTAAAGAAGTCAAAAACAAAAAAACGTTTACAGGCAACAGGTATGACGATAAAAATTTGTTGTACAAATACACGATGGATGGCTTTGCCAACCGTTACGCAAAAAATGATAAGATTGCGCAAGAGCGCGTGATGAAAGAATTAGATATCATCGACAGCTTAAATTTTTCTGCTTATTTTTTAATCACGGATGATATATGTAAGTATGCCCGTTCAAAGCAATATCATTATGTAGGCAGAGGCAGCGGAGCCAATAGTATCGTGGCTTATTGTTTGGGCATTACCGATGTTGACCCCATTACATTAAATCTCTACTTCGAACGCTTCTTAAATCCCAAGCGTAAAACGCCGCCGGATTTTGATATTGATTTTTCATGGAACGAAAGAGATGATATATACGACTATATTTTTAGGCGTTACCCAAAAGGAAACGTCGCCTTGATGGGTGCGATGAGTACCTTTCGTTCAAGGAGTATCATCCGCGAACTCGGCAAAGTCTATGGCTTGCCCAAAGCGGAAATTGACAGAATGATACACGAGCCGGAACACATGCTCAACAAGAACGAGGTGACGAACATGATACTGTCCGTCTATAACCAGATGGCAGATTTTCCCAATCAAAGAACCATTCACGCATCGGGGGTACTTATTTCAGAATTACCGCTCACGAATTATTGCGCTTTGGACTATCCACCAAAGGGGCTACCCACCGCACAGTTTGATATGTATGTTGCCGAAGACATCGGTTTTGAAAAGTTTGATATTCTTTCTCAACGCGGTATCGGACATATCAGAGACTGCCGGAAAATTATCAAACAAAACAGAGGCGAAACGGTTTCCACCGATAACCCGCACCGTTTTTTCAAAGATGAAAAAATTGCGCAGCAATTAAAGTCCGCTAATTCTATCGGTTGTTTTTACATAGAAAGCCCCGCGATGCGACAGTTGCTGACCAAATTGCAATGCGATAACTATTTAACGCTGGTAGCAGCAAGCTCTATTATCCGTCCGGGCGTTGCCAGCAGCGGAATGATGCGCGCCTACATCGAACGGCACCACGATCCGAGCAAAGCGGTTTATCCGCATCCTGTTTTTAAAGAGCAGTTGGAAGATACTTACGGTGTCATGGTGTACCAAGAGGACGTGATGAAAATCGGGCATCATTACGGCGGGCTGGATTTAGCCGATGCTGATGTATTGAGGCGCATGATGAGCGGTAAAAGCCGCAACCCCGAAAAGTTGCAGGAAATCAGGGATAAATTTTTCAATAACTGCAAACAAAAAAATTATCCCGAAGCCACAAGCAAAGAGATATGGCGGCAGATGGAAAGTTTCGCAGGCTATTCTTTTAACAAGGCGCACAGCGCGAGTTTTGCCGTAGAAAGCTACCAAAGCCTTTATCTGAAAAACTATTATCCTTTGGAGTTTATGGTCGCCGTCTTAAACAACTACGGAGGCTTTTACAACCGAAAAGTATATGCCAATGAAGCAAAGCGGGCAGGCGCGAATATCTGTTTACCTTGTGTCAATAAAAGCATTTACAATACGACCATTGAAGGCAAGGATATTTACTTGGGATTTGATTGCCTGCTGAATGTAGAAAACAATTTAGCCAAACACATCCCCGAAGAAAGAAAACGGCACGGCGATTATATAAGCCTTGAAAATTTTATCCTGCGTACAGGCGCGGGTTTGGAGCAGGTTATCGTTTTAATCCGTTGCGGTGCGCTACGTTTTACAGGCACAGGAAAAAAAGAATTGCTATGGGAAGCGCATCTTTTATTAAGCGGCAACAAAGACCAAAAGCCCGAACACAACTTGTTTGAGAATGACGCCAAAAAACCTGTGCTGCCCAAACTCGAAAGCTCTTTGCTCGAAGATATTTATGACGAGATTGAACTCATTGGTTTCCCTGTATCAGCAACGATGTTTGATTTAACGAGAAGCGATTATAAGGGAACAGCAACGGCGAAAGACTTACCGAACTTGGAAGGCGAAACGGTGCGTATCGTCGGGGATTTTATTTGCGATAAAGATGTCCGCGCCAAGAACGGACAACGTATGAAGTTCGGGACTTTCTTTGACCACAACGGCGATTTTATAGACACGGTACATTTTCCGAATCAGTTAAAGCAATATCCTTTACAGGGCAACGGTGTTTATTTAATTCAGGGAAGAGTCGTGCTGGACTTTGGCTGCCCGATGATTGAAGCTGAGAAATGCGCCAAGATGCCTTTAAAACCCGACCCGCGAAGCGTTTAA
- the dinB gene encoding DNA polymerase IV, giving the protein MERQIIHCDLDTFFVSVERLLNKDLNGKPVLVGGFSDRAVVASCSYEARKFGVHSAMPMRLARQLCPQAIVVRGDHDEYSRFSRMVTEIIEERTPVVEKASIDEHYLDITGMDKFFGCWKWAQELRQKIIKETHLPISFGLSVNKTVSKIATGEAKPCNEKRVDTGTEKPFLAPLSIRKIPMVGAKTYTQLRNMGISKIQTLQEMNVDTIHRVLGENGVTIWRKANGIDNSLVLPYHEQKSMSKENTFERDTIDMVLLKRVIAKMVDELSFDLRKENKVTGCITLKIRYSNFETFTKQMKISYTCSEKTLSEKALDLFQKLYSKRMLIRLIGIKFSDLVAGAYQIDLFNDVQEDLNLMQAMDKIRMRFGQDKVMRAACFYQSKTV; this is encoded by the coding sequence ATGGAACGTCAGATTATTCATTGCGACCTGGACACTTTTTTTGTTTCGGTAGAAAGGCTCTTGAACAAAGACCTGAACGGCAAACCCGTACTCGTTGGCGGCTTTTCCGACAGAGCCGTTGTCGCTTCCTGCTCTTACGAGGCAAGAAAGTTCGGCGTGCATTCCGCCATGCCCATGCGCTTGGCAAGACAGCTTTGCCCGCAGGCAATTGTCGTTCGCGGCGACCATGACGAGTACAGCAGATTTTCCCGTATGGTAACAGAGATTATCGAAGAAAGAACGCCGGTTGTAGAGAAGGCAAGCATTGACGAACACTATTTGGACATTACCGGCATGGATAAATTCTTCGGCTGTTGGAAATGGGCGCAGGAATTACGGCAAAAGATTATAAAAGAAACGCACCTGCCGATTTCATTTGGTTTATCCGTCAATAAAACCGTTTCCAAAATTGCCACAGGCGAAGCCAAACCTTGTAACGAAAAACGGGTAGATACGGGAACGGAAAAACCATTCCTTGCGCCTTTGTCTATCCGTAAAATACCGATGGTTGGCGCAAAGACTTATACGCAGTTGCGGAACATGGGCATTTCTAAAATCCAAACCTTGCAGGAAATGAATGTGGACACCATTCATAGAGTATTGGGAGAAAATGGCGTAACCATATGGCGCAAAGCCAATGGCATCGATAATTCATTGGTATTGCCTTATCACGAGCAAAAGAGCATGAGTAAAGAAAATACATTTGAACGCGACACCATTGATATGGTTTTGTTGAAACGTGTGATTGCTAAAATGGTGGACGAACTATCTTTTGATTTACGGAAGGAAAATAAAGTAACAGGCTGCATTACGCTGAAAATTCGCTATTCCAATTTTGAAACTTTTACCAAGCAAATGAAAATAAGCTATACCTGTTCAGAAAAAACCTTGTCGGAAAAAGCCCTGGATTTGTTCCAAAAATTGTATTCAAAAAGAATGTTGATAAGGCTTATCGGTATTAAATTCAGCGACCTCGTGGCAGGCGCTTACCAAATAGACCTCTTCAATGATGTACAGGAAGATTTGAACCTAATGCAGGCAATGGATAAAATACGGATGCGTTTCGGGCAGGATAAAGTCATGCGCGCTGCTTGTTTTTATCAAAGCAAAACCGTCTAA
- a CDS encoding helix-turn-helix domain-containing protein — protein MSNKNQKPLSAITPIRRDQLVTLGDLVDFKAELLQDLKSIHKEQASSSSKQWLKSYEVRKLLGISPGTLQTLRDNRTLPFTRIGNVIFYNVEDIHSMMNKFKNTLIQNLKS, from the coding sequence ATGAGCAACAAAAATCAAAAGCCGCTATCGGCAATCACTCCGATAAGAAGAGACCAATTGGTTACGCTCGGCGACCTTGTCGATTTTAAAGCCGAGCTGTTACAAGATTTAAAAAGCATCCATAAAGAGCAGGCAAGTTCAAGCAGTAAGCAATGGCTTAAAAGCTATGAAGTACGCAAACTGTTGGGCATCTCTCCCGGTACATTGCAAACATTGCGGGACAACCGTACATTACCTTTTACTCGCATCGGCAATGTGATATTTTATAACGTAGAAGACATCCATTCTATGATGAACAAATTTAAAAACACACTTATTCAAAATCTAAAGTCATGA